A single Oncorhynchus tshawytscha isolate Ot180627B linkage group LG01, Otsh_v2.0, whole genome shotgun sequence DNA region contains:
- the LOC112250820 gene encoding AP-1 complex subunit mu-2 isoform X1 has product MSASAIFILDLKGKVLISRNYMGNMDMNEIDHFMPIMMRMEEDADTSPLVTSGSSHFLWIKHSNLYLVAMTKKNANAALVYSFLYKIVQVFKEYFKELEEESIRDNFVIVYELMDEVMDFGFPQTTDSKILQEYITQQGHKLDVGAPRPPATVTNAVSWRSEGIKYRKNEVFMDVIESVNLLVCGTGGWWHLNWGERARGNDWSGIGGMVSATGSVLRSEIMGSIKLKVVLSGMPELRLGLNDKVLFEITGREKSKTVELEDVQFHQCVRLSRFENDRTISFIPPDGESELMSYRLNTTVKPLIWIESVIEKFSHSRVEIKVKAKSQFKSRSTANNVAIMVPVPSDADSPKFKTSTGSCKYLPEKSVVQWNIKSFPGGKEYMMRAHFGLPSVESDELEGKRPITVNFEIPYFTVSGIQVRYLKIIEKSGYQALPWVRYITQSGDYQLRTN; this is encoded by the exons ATGTCGGCGTCTGCTATATTTATTCTGGATCTTAAAGGCAAG GTGTTGATAAGTCGTAACTACATGGGAAACATGGACATGAATGAGATCGACCATTTCATGCCTATAATGATGAGGATGGAGGAGGACGCAGACACGTCGCCCCTGGTGACCAGCGGCTCCTCACACTTCCTGTGGATCAAACACAGCAACCTCTACC TGGTGGCAATGACCAAGAAGAATGCCAACGCTGCTCTGGTATACTCCTTCCTCTACAAAATAGTACAG GTGTTTAAGGAGTACTTTaaggagctggaggaggagagcatCCGTGACAACTTTGTGATTGTGTATGAGCTGATGGACGAGGTCATGGACTTTGGCTTTCCCCAGACCACAGACAGCAAGATCCTGCAAGA GTACATCACCCAGCAGGGTCACAAACTGGATGTGGGCGCCCCTCGCCCCCCCGCCACCGTCACCAATGCAGTGTCCTGGAGGTCAGAGGGCATCAAGTACAGGAAGAACGAGGTGTTCATGGATGTCATCGAGTCCGTTAACCTGCTG GTGTgcggcacaggaggttggtggcatcttaattggggagaacgggctcgtggtaatgactggagcggaattggTGGAATG GTAAGTGCGACCGGCAGTGTCCTGCGAAGTGAGATCATGGGCAGCATCAAGCTCAAAGTGGTTCTGTCTGGAATGCCAGAGCTCAGACTGGGCCTCAACGACAAAGTGCTCTTCGAGATCACAGGAA GAGAGAAGAGTAAGACGGTAGAGCTGGAAGACGTCCAGTTCCATCagtgtgtccgtctgtctcgctTCGAGAACGATCGAACCATCTCCTTCATCCCCCCGGACGGAGAGAGTGAGCTCATGTCCTACCGCCTCAACACCACG GTGAAGCCTCTTATATGGATCGAGAGTGTGATTGAGAAGTTCTCCCACAGCCGAGTTGAGATCAAGGTTAAG GCCAAGAGTCAGTTTAAGAGCCGCTCCACCGCCAACAACGTAGCCATCATGGTACCCGTGCCCAGCGACGCCGACTCGCCTAAATTCAAGACGAGCACAGGCAGCTGCAAGTATCTTCCTGAGAAGAGCGTGGTGCAGTGGAACATCAAGTCCTTCCCT ggAGGCAAGGAGTACATGATGAGGGCTCACTTTGGGCTGCCTAGTGTGGAGAGTGATGAGTTGGAGGGGAAGAGGCCCATCACTGTCAACTTTGAGATCCCCTATTTCACTGTATCTGGTATCCAG GTACGCTATCTTAAGATCATTGAGAAGAGCGGCTATCAGGCGTTACCGTGGGTACGCTACATAACACAGAGtggag ATTACCAACTTCGGACAAACTAA
- the LOC112250820 gene encoding AP-1 complex subunit mu-1 isoform X2 — protein sequence MSASAIFILDLKGKVLISRNYMGNMDMNEIDHFMPIMMRMEEDADTSPLVTSGSSHFLWIKHSNLYLVAMTKKNANAALVYSFLYKIVQVFKEYFKELEEESIRDNFVIVYELMDEVMDFGFPQTTDSKILQEYITQQGHKLDVGAPRPPATVTNAVSWRSEGIKYRKNEVFMDVIESVNLLVSATGSVLRSEIMGSIKLKVVLSGMPELRLGLNDKVLFEITGREKSKTVELEDVQFHQCVRLSRFENDRTISFIPPDGESELMSYRLNTTVKPLIWIESVIEKFSHSRVEIKVKAKSQFKSRSTANNVAIMVPVPSDADSPKFKTSTGSCKYLPEKSVVQWNIKSFPGGKEYMMRAHFGLPSVESDELEGKRPITVNFEIPYFTVSGIQVRYLKIIEKSGYQALPWVRYITQSGDYQLRTN from the exons ATGTCGGCGTCTGCTATATTTATTCTGGATCTTAAAGGCAAG GTGTTGATAAGTCGTAACTACATGGGAAACATGGACATGAATGAGATCGACCATTTCATGCCTATAATGATGAGGATGGAGGAGGACGCAGACACGTCGCCCCTGGTGACCAGCGGCTCCTCACACTTCCTGTGGATCAAACACAGCAACCTCTACC TGGTGGCAATGACCAAGAAGAATGCCAACGCTGCTCTGGTATACTCCTTCCTCTACAAAATAGTACAG GTGTTTAAGGAGTACTTTaaggagctggaggaggagagcatCCGTGACAACTTTGTGATTGTGTATGAGCTGATGGACGAGGTCATGGACTTTGGCTTTCCCCAGACCACAGACAGCAAGATCCTGCAAGA GTACATCACCCAGCAGGGTCACAAACTGGATGTGGGCGCCCCTCGCCCCCCCGCCACCGTCACCAATGCAGTGTCCTGGAGGTCAGAGGGCATCAAGTACAGGAAGAACGAGGTGTTCATGGATGTCATCGAGTCCGTTAACCTGCTG GTAAGTGCGACCGGCAGTGTCCTGCGAAGTGAGATCATGGGCAGCATCAAGCTCAAAGTGGTTCTGTCTGGAATGCCAGAGCTCAGACTGGGCCTCAACGACAAAGTGCTCTTCGAGATCACAGGAA GAGAGAAGAGTAAGACGGTAGAGCTGGAAGACGTCCAGTTCCATCagtgtgtccgtctgtctcgctTCGAGAACGATCGAACCATCTCCTTCATCCCCCCGGACGGAGAGAGTGAGCTCATGTCCTACCGCCTCAACACCACG GTGAAGCCTCTTATATGGATCGAGAGTGTGATTGAGAAGTTCTCCCACAGCCGAGTTGAGATCAAGGTTAAG GCCAAGAGTCAGTTTAAGAGCCGCTCCACCGCCAACAACGTAGCCATCATGGTACCCGTGCCCAGCGACGCCGACTCGCCTAAATTCAAGACGAGCACAGGCAGCTGCAAGTATCTTCCTGAGAAGAGCGTGGTGCAGTGGAACATCAAGTCCTTCCCT ggAGGCAAGGAGTACATGATGAGGGCTCACTTTGGGCTGCCTAGTGTGGAGAGTGATGAGTTGGAGGGGAAGAGGCCCATCACTGTCAACTTTGAGATCCCCTATTTCACTGTATCTGGTATCCAG GTACGCTATCTTAAGATCATTGAGAAGAGCGGCTATCAGGCGTTACCGTGGGTACGCTACATAACACAGAGtggag ATTACCAACTTCGGACAAACTAA
- the LOC112250825 gene encoding leucine-rich repeat-containing protein 19, with the protein MGSWGPGLCVVLCFWGTVSWNTLHGHIVGPCTVNTGTASFNCSWRKLAHIPTEIWNNATALDLSHNHLNLTNPQHLRQLQRLDQLVNLNLSGNYLPLLEKGHFCSLPFLQILDLSGCQLTSMEAEALQGLPRLGKLFLGHNILQAPLSVSAQTISFLDLNGNQELDHGSDDTSTGIRRPFHRKLLEVIEHPSPTPANSMTTTNGSEDGGQSRFSKSWQYLVAVLVSAISLSLLIAVLAKCQLVRRYLASYRHTRLIEGDTASQCDPNSLEVGFSMHNHGGQARSPHPAAVPQGEMYMEDEEDDDDGFIEDNYIQASERERAKRALELQEEEEDDMVFSIG; encoded by the exons ATGGGGTCCTGGGGCCCCGGtctgtgtgtggttttgtgtttcTGGGGAACAGTTAGTTGGAACACACTTCACGGTCACATTGTTGGCCCGTGTACTGTCAATACTGGCACG GCATCATTTAACTGCAGTTGGAGGAAACTGGCCCATATTCCAACAGAGATATGGAACAATGCAACTGCACTGGACCTCTCTCATAACCACCTGAACCTTACTAACCCTCAACACCTCAGACAACTACAGAGGTTGGATCAGCTGGTTAACCTAAATCTCTCAGGAAACTACCTCCCTCTGCTGGAGAAAGGCCACTTCTGCAGCCTGCCCTTCCTGCAGATACTAGACCTCAGTGGTTGCCAACTGACCTCCATGGAGGCTGAAGCTCTGCAGGGTTTACCCAGGTTAGGCAAGCTGTTTCTGGGGCACAACATACTACAAGCCCCCCTGTCTGTTTCTGCTCAAACTATATCCTTCCTGGATCTCAATGGGAACCAAGAGCTTGACCATGGCTCTGATGATACGTCGACAGGAATTAGAAGACCATTCCATAGGAAACTGTTAGAGGTCATTGAACATCCCAGCCCAACTCCAGCTAACTCAATGACTACAACTAATG GCAGTGAGGATGGTGGTCAGAGCCGTTTCTCCAAAAGCTGGCAGTACCTGGTAGCAGTACTGGTGTCggccatctccctctccctcctcatcgctGTCCTGGCCAAATGCCAGCTGGTCCGCCGCTACCTGGCCAGTTACCGTCACACCCGGCTGATCGAGGGGGACACAGCCAGCCAGTGTGACCCCAATAGCCTGGAGGTAGGCTTCTCCATGCACAACCATGGTGGACAGGCACGGAGCCCCCACCCTGCTGCTGTCCCCCAGGGAGAGATGTacatggaggatgaggaggatgatgatgatggcttCATAGAGGACAACTACATACAAgccagcgagagggagagggctaaGAGGGCACTGGAactgcaggaggaggaggaggatgacatgGTATTTTCCATTGGCTAG